A genomic window from Glycine soja cultivar W05 chromosome 10, ASM419377v2, whole genome shotgun sequence includes:
- the LOC114369267 gene encoding pentatricopeptide repeat-containing protein At1g03560, mitochondrial, which translates to MRIRVLVLLKGAPESIESHHNARRRAFSTPLLPPREVVHPFCDLSDVAVAASAPRNPSPWVPRILSLLDGSPSMESNLDSFCRKFLIILSPSFVAHALRSLPNPNPNTNYDPLVATRFFSWAATQPNYSHSLDCHVSLLPLLLHHPSSLRGALSALRRANLPLTLPAAHSLASTLASAALVDELLWLLREMKNHNLHPTLSILNSLLNALVNASLIDSAERVFKSIHQPDVVSYNTLVKGYCRVGRTRDALASLREMAAENVPPDEVTYMTLMQACYSEGDVNCCLRLYHEMEEDEGLQMKIPPHAYSLVICGLCKQGKVLEGCAVFESMVRRGCKAHKAVYTAIIDGYAKSGDLDSAMKFFERMKVDGVEPDEVTYGAVVSGLCKGGRVEEALGYFRFCKGNGVVSAMFYSSLIDGLGKVGRVDEAERLFEKMADEGCPQDSYCYNALMDGLCKSGRLDEALLLFRRMEREGCEQTVYTFTILISELFKERRNEEALKLWDEMIDKGVTPNLACFRALSIGLCLSGKVARACKVLDELAPMGIVLDSAYEDMIAVLCKAGRVKEACKLADGIVDRGREIPGKIRTVLINALRKAGNADLAIKLMHSKIGIGYDRMRSVKKRVKFQTLVDS; encoded by the coding sequence ATGAGAATAAGAGTCCTTGTGTTACTGAAAGGAGCACCCGAATCAATAGAGTCCCACCACAATGCACGAAGACGCGCGTTCAGCACACCCCTCCTCCCTCCCCGCGAAGTGGTGCATCCCTTCTGCGACCTCTCCGACGTCGCCGTCGCCGCTTCGGCGCCCCGAAACCCCTCCCCGTGGGTCCCACGGATCCTCTCCCTCCTCGATGGGTCCCCCTCCATGGAGTCCAACCTCGACTCCTTCTGCCGCAAGTTCCTCATCATCCTCTCCCCCTCCTTCGTCGCCCACGCCCTCCGCTCCCTCcccaaccctaaccctaacactAACTATGACCCCCTCGTCGCCACACGCTTCTTCTCCTGGGCCGCCACGCAACCGAACTACTCCCACTCCCTCGACTGCCACGTCTCCCTCCTCCcgctcctcctccaccacccttCCTCCCTCCGCGGCGCCCTCTCCGCCCTCCGCCGCGCCAACCTCCCCCTCACCCTCCCCGCCGCCCACTCCCTCGCCTCCACCCTCGCCTCCGCCGCCCTCGTCGACGAACTCCTCTGGCTCCTCCGCGAAATGAAGAACCACAATCTCCACCCCACGCTCTCTATCCTCAACTCCCTCCTCAACGCCCTGGTCAACGCCTCCCTCATTGACTCCGCCGAGCGCGTCTTCAAATCCATCCACCAACCCGACGTCGTCAGCTACAACACTCTCGTCAAGGGCTACTGCAGAGTGGGGCGAACCCGGGACGCGCTCGCCTCGCTCCGCGAAATGGCGGCGGAGAACGTGCCCCCGGACGAGGTCACTTACATGACCTTGATGCAGGCTTGTTACAGCGAGGGTGACGTGAATTGTTGTTTGAGGCTTTACCATGAGATGGAGGAGGATGAGGGATTACAAATGAAAATCCCTCCTCACGCTTATAGTTTGGTGATTTGTGGGCTGTGTAAGCAGGGGAAGGTTTTGGAGGGTTGTGCTGTGTTTGAGAGTATGGTTAGGAGAGGTTGTAAGGCTCATAAGGCTGTGTATACTGCGATAATTGACGGTTATGCCAAGAGTGGGGACTTGGATTCGGCAATGAAATTTTTTGAGAGGATGAAGGTGGATGGGGTGGAGCCTGATGAGGTTACCTATGGGGCTGTCGTGAGTGGGTTGTGTAAGGGTGGGAGGGTGGAGGAGGCCTTGGGTTATTTTAGGTTTTGTAAGGGGAATGGCGTGGTGTCTGCGATGTTCTATTCGAGTTTGATTGATGGGCTTGGGAAGGTTGGGAGGGTGGATGAGGCGGAGAGGCTGTTTGAGAAGATGGCGGATGAGGGGTGTCCCCAGGATTCATATTGTTACAATGCTCTCATGGATGGTTTGTGCAAGAGTGGGAGGCTTGATGAGGCGCTCCTGTTGTTTAGGCGGATGGAGAGGGAGGGCTGCGAGCAGACGGTTTATACGTTTACTATACTTATCAGTGAGCTTTTCAAGGAGAGGAGGAATGAGGAGGCGCTCAAGCTGTGGGATGAGATGATTGACAAAGGTGTCACGCCAAATTTGGCGTGTTTTAGGGCTCTTTCGATTGGTCTGTGTCTTTCGGGCAAGGTTGCGAGGGCCTGCAAGGTGTTGGACGAGCTGGCCCCCATGGGGATTGTTTTGGATTCAGCATATGAGGACATGATTGCTGTGCTCTGCAAGGCTGGTCGCGTGAAGGAGGCCTGCAAGTTGGCTGATGGAATTGTTGATAGGGGTAGGGAAATACCGGGAAAGATTCGGACTGTGTTGATTAATGCTTTGAGGAAAGCTGGTAATGCAGATTTGGCGATAAAGTTGATGCATAGCAAGATTGGTATTGGGTATGACCGAATGCGTAGTGTTAAGAAGCGAGTGAAGTTCCAAACCCTTGTTGATAGTTGA
- the LOC114369787 gene encoding uncharacterized protein LOC114369787, with protein sequence MKASSFNGFWILLLLFPVSLFLSSVSAFSPTGSIRHPVKFIIGEEEENLGSWKSELTQVAPAPGPKGEDVLILASNRTNRPDILRGFQRYRGGWDIADQHYWASVGFTGAAGFILAVLWFISFGLALMIHLCCGWGINIKDKGSNHSQRICLILLISFTFAAATGCILLSVAQDKFHGQALDTLHYFVNQSDYTVQTLRNVTEYLSLAKTINVTQILLPSDVMDGIDKLNVDLNSAADTLSEKTNENSVKIRRVFNDVRLALYVVAAVMLLLALVGLVLSVLGYRHAILIFVITGWLLVATTFILCGVFIILNNAISDTCMAMGEWVANPRTESALSNVLPCVDQRTTNKTLFQSKQVINNIASVVNTFIFATANINETQGSPGYYNQSGPRMPSLCYPFDSQFQERQCTDQEVSSANASRVWKNYECEVSESGICTTVGRVTPQIYLQIVAAVNESYALEHYTPPLLSLQNCNFVRDAFTKITSSYCPPLNHYLKIINVGLGLISVGVLLCLVLWILYANRPRRREVFEKSSLPETTTNLPLSNANSEV encoded by the exons ATGAAGGCCTCTTCCTTCAATGGGTTTTGGATTTTGCTGCTCCTCTTCCCCGTGTCACTGTTTCTAAGCTCTGTTTCAGCTTTTTCTCCAACTGGGTCGATTCGCCATCCCGTCAAGTTTATCATAG GAGAAGAAGAGGAGAATTTGGGTTCATGGAAGAGTGAACTCACACAAGTGGCTCCAGCACCGGGGCCTAAAGGTGAGGATGTTCTTATTCTGGCGTCAAACAGGACCAATAGGCCTGACATTCTGCGAGGATTCCAACGCTATCGAGGTGGTTGGGATATTGCAGATCAGCATTATTGGGCT TCAGTTGGATTCACTGGTGCAGCTGGTTTCATTCTTGCTGTCCTGTGGTTTATCTCATTTGGCTTGGCGCTTATGATTCATCTGTGCTGTGGATGGGGAATTAACATCAAGGACAAAGGATCAAATCATTCACAGAGGATTTGTCTTATACTTCTTATATCATTCACTTTTGCTGCCGC GACTGGATGTATCCTCCTTTCTGTTGCGCAGGATAAATTCCATGGTCAAGCCTTGGATACCCTCCATTATTTTGTCAATCAGTCTGATTATACAGTGCAGACTCTAAGAAATGTCACAGAGTATCTCTCCCTTGCAAAAACTATCAATGTCACCCAGATTCTTCTTCCATCTGATGTCATGGATGGTATTGACAAGCTAAATGTGGATCTAAATTCTGCAGCAGACACACTTTCCGAGAAGACAAATGAAAATTCAGTTAAAATTCGAAGAGTATTCAATGACGT GCGTCTAGCTTTGTATGTTGTGGCAGCTGTAATGCTTCTTCTGGCTCTTGTTGGACTTG TTCTGTCTGTCCTTGGATATCGACATGCAATCCTCAT ATTTGTTATCACTGGATGGTTACTGGTTGCAACCACATTCATTCTTTGTGGAGTATTCATTATCCTTAATAA CGCAATTTCTGATACCTGTATGGCTATGGGAGAATGGGTAGCAAATCCACGCACTGAATCTGCACTAAGTAATGTCCTCCCATGTGTTGATCAGAGAACCACAAACAAAACACTCTTTCAAAGTAAACAAGTGATCAACAATATTGCAAGTGTTGTCAATACATTCATCTTTGCCACTGCAAACATAAATGAAACACAAGGTAGTCCTGGCTATTACAATCAGTCTGGGCCTAGAATGCCATCTTTATGCTACCCTTTTGACTCTCAGTTTCAAGAGCGTCAATGTACAGATCAAGAAGTTTCTTCTGCCAATGCTTCAAGG GTTTGGAAGAACTATGAATGTGAGGTATCTGAATCTGGCATTTGCACCACAGTTGGCAGGGTGACCCCCCAGATTTATTTGCAGATAGTAGCTGCGGTGAATGAAAGCTATGCATTAGAACATTACACTCCACCTTTACTTAGCCTTCAGAATTGCAATTTTGTCAGGGATGCATTCACAAAAATCACTTCAAGCTACTGTCCTCCATTAAACCATTACCTCAAGATTATCAATGTAGGACTTGGCCTCATTTCGGTTGGTGTTCTGCTATGCCTTGTTCTCTGGATACTCTATGCAAACCGCCCCCGAAGGAGGGAAGTGTTTGAGAAGTCATCCTTACCAGAAACCACCACAAATTTACCGTTGTCAAATGCAAATAGTGAAGTATAG
- the LOC114370795 gene encoding putative fasciclin-like arabinogalactan protein 20, producing MAYSVPLLLLILPFIFFSFGRALPREAIFDAADVLSDSGYVSMALTLEIVAETLLEQSPSATVFAPSDSAFKKSGQPSLDLLRFHLSPLPLPPASLRLLTAGSKIPTMLPGQTLTVTTSSSDRVTSFNNIKLTGSPIYDDGILLVYGIDRFFDPTFQFNSQRPSDNSDTSCSAKNHTASASDSFDQAIQTLKTGGYSAMASFLGMQLSGVADQSGITVFAPTDDTVMSRIGDFGEYPSFFRRHVVPCRLLWNDLVNFGDGSELPTFLDGFAINITRSDGVLILNGVPVFFPDVFFNDRVVVHGVSDVLAAQDSAIKDNALRIDDDDDEILFDPSEF from the coding sequence ATGGCGTACTCAGTCCCGCTCCTCCTCCTCATCCTCCCGttcatcttcttctctttcGGTCGAGCTCTTCCGCGCGAAGCCATATTCGACGCCGCCGACGTTCTCTCCGATTCGGGGTACGTTTCCATGGCCCTCACGCTCGAAATCGTCGCCGAAACCCTTCTTGAGCAGTCCCCTTCCGCCACCGTCTTCGCCCCCTCCGATTCCGCCTTCAAGAAATCCGGCCAGCCCTCCCTCGATCTCCTCCGCTTCCACCTTTCCCCGCTCCCTCTCCCGCCGGCGAGCCTCCGTCTCCTCACCGCCGGCTCCAAAATCCCGACGATGCTCCCCGGCCAGACTCTCACCGTCACCACTTCCTCCTCCGATCGCGTAACCTCGTTCAACAACATCAAGCTCACCGGATCTCCCATCTACGACGACGGTATTCTCTTAGTCTACGGAATCGATAGGTTCTTTGACCCTACCTTTCAGTTCAACAGTCAAAGACCTAGTGATAATTCCGATACCTCTTGTTCCGCGAAGAACCACACCGCGAGTGCCTCCGATTCCTTCGATCAAGCCATCCAAACCCTAAAAACCGGGGGATACTCCGCCATGGCTTCGTTTCTCGGGATGCAGCTCTCCGGCGTGGCGGATCAGAGCGGGATCACGGTGTTCGCTCCGACGGACGACACGGTGATGAGCCGCATCGGCGATTTCGGTGAGTATCCTTCGTTCTTTCGGCGCCACGTCGTGCCGTGCCGGCTCCTGTGGAACGATCTGGTGAATTTCGGCGACGGATCGGAGCTGCCGACGTTCTTGGATGGATTCGCCATCAACATCACCAGATCGGATGGCGTTTTGATTCTCAACGGAGTTCCGGTGTTCTTCCCCGACGTGTTCTTCAATGACAGGGTGGTTGTTCACGGCGTTAGTGATGTGCTGGCTGCACAAGACAGCGCCATTAAGGACAACGCGCTTCgcattgatgatgatgatgatgaaatcCTGTTTGACCCTTCTGAATTTTGA
- the LOC114370724 gene encoding uncharacterized protein LOC114370724 translates to MGDHFELLVDRLLTESTLEAALESRNRSILAASSAGNDAKIDLNLMKMGVDDIKFPGKVVECRICHDDDEDSNMETPCSCCGSLKYAHRRCIQRWCNEKGDTTCEICHQQFKPGYTAPPPLFQFGRIPMSFRGNWEISRRDLNSTHLVSMVPTDQNLTTSNYDQYSASATGSLICCRSIAVIFMVLLILRHTLPLVISGNKEYSFPLFLLLLFRTAGVVLPIYFMVRAVALIQRHRRQNREHLSASASSSDDESEQADLQSQPQPHVIHVL, encoded by the exons ATGGGGGATCACTTTGAGTTGCTGGTTGATCGATTGCTTACTGAGTCCACATTAGAAGCTGCACTTGAAAGCAGAAATAGGTCAATACTGGCTGCATCCTCTGCGGGGAATGATGCAAAAATTGATCTCAATTTGATGAAGATGGGTGTGGATGATATCAAATTTCCAGGGAAGGTGGTAGAATGCAGGATAtgtcatgatgatgatgaagattcCAATATGGAGACACCCTGCTCTTGTTGTGGTAGTTTGAAG TACGCCCACCGCAGATGTATACAACGATGGTGTAATGAGAAGGGTGACACCACATGTGAGATATGCCACCAG CAATTCAAGCCTGGCTATACTGCTCCTCCACCACTATTTCAGTTTGGACGTATTCCAATGAGTTTTAG GGGAAATTGGGAGATTTCAAGAAGAGACTTGAATAGTACTCATTTGGTTAGCATGGTCCCCACTGATCAGAACCTTACCACTTCTAACTATGATCAGTATTCAGCCTCTGCTACTGGAAGTTTGATTTGCTGTCGTTCAATTGCTGTCATT TTCATGGTTCTTCTGATTTTAAGACATACACTTCCCCTTGTAATCAGTGGAAACAAGGAGTATTCTTTCCCACTCTTTTTG CTTTTGTTATTTCGGACTGCGGGAGTTGTTCTTCCTATATACTTCATGGTTAGAGCAGTTGCATTAATCCAGCGGCATCGGAGACAAAATCGA GAGCATCTTAGTGCCTCGGCCAGTTCATCTGACGATGAAAGTGAGCAAGCAGATTTGCAGTCTCAGCCTCAGCCTCATGTCATACATGTACTGTAA